One region of Enterobacter ludwigii genomic DNA includes:
- the relA gene encoding GTP diphosphokinase, which translates to MVAVRSAHLNKAGEFDPQKWIASLGISSQQSCERLTETWAYCLRTTQGHQDADLLLWRGVEMVEILSMLNMDIETLQAALLFPLADADVVTEDVLRESVGKSVVALIHGVRDMAAIRQLKAAHTDSVSSEQVDNVRRMLLAMVDDFRCVVIKLAERIAHLREVKDAPEDERVLAAKECTNIYAPLANRLGIGQLKWELEDYCFRYLHPAEYKRIAKLLHERRIDREHYIEEFVSGLRQSMKEENVRAEVYGRPKHIYSIWRKMQKKHLAFDELFDVRAVRIVAERLQDCYAALGIVHTHFRHLPDEFDDYVANPKPNGYQSIHTVVLGPGGKTVEIQIRTKQMHEDAELGVAAHWKYKEGTSGGARSGHEDRIAWLRKLIAWQEEMADSGEMLDEVRSQVFDDRVYVFTPKGDVVDLPAGSTPLDFAYHIHSDVGHRCIGAKIGGRIVPFTYQLQMGDQIEIITQKQPNPSRDWLNPNLGYVTTSRGRSKIHAWFRKQDRDKNILAGRQILDDELEHIGISLKEAEKFLLPRYNFNELDELLAAIGGGDIRLNQMVNFLQAQFNKPSAAEQDAAALKQLQQKTYAPQQRSKDNGRVVVEGVGNLMHHIARCCQPIPGDDIVGFITQGRGISIHRSDCDQLAELQSHAPERIVEAVWGESYSAGYSLVVRVTANDRSGLLRDITTILANEKVNVLGVASRSDTREQLATIDMTIEIYNLQVLGRVLGKLNQVPDVIDARRLHGG; encoded by the coding sequence ATGGTTGCGGTAAGAAGTGCACATCTTAATAAAGCTGGGGAATTTGACCCACAAAAATGGATCGCAAGTCTGGGAATTTCCAGCCAGCAGTCGTGTGAACGCTTAACCGAAACCTGGGCCTATTGTTTGCGCACCACGCAGGGGCATCAGGATGCCGATCTTCTCTTATGGCGCGGCGTGGAGATGGTTGAAATCTTATCCATGCTGAACATGGATATCGAAACGCTGCAGGCCGCGCTTCTGTTCCCGCTTGCCGATGCGGACGTCGTCACTGAAGACGTACTGCGCGAAAGCGTTGGAAAATCGGTCGTGGCGCTGATCCACGGCGTACGCGATATGGCTGCCATCCGCCAGCTTAAGGCTGCGCACACTGACTCTGTCTCTTCAGAACAGGTCGATAACGTTCGCCGCATGCTGCTGGCCATGGTGGATGATTTCCGCTGTGTGGTCATCAAACTTGCCGAGCGTATTGCCCATCTGCGTGAAGTGAAGGATGCACCGGAAGACGAGCGCGTGCTGGCTGCCAAAGAGTGTACAAACATCTATGCGCCGCTCGCAAACCGTTTAGGGATTGGTCAACTGAAATGGGAACTGGAAGATTACTGCTTCCGCTACCTGCACCCGGCGGAATATAAACGCATTGCCAAACTCCTGCATGAGCGCCGTATCGACCGCGAGCATTATATCGAGGAGTTTGTCAGCGGGTTGCGTCAGTCAATGAAAGAAGAGAATGTGCGTGCCGAAGTCTACGGTCGACCAAAGCACATCTACAGTATCTGGCGCAAAATGCAGAAGAAACATCTCGCTTTTGACGAGCTGTTTGACGTGCGCGCAGTACGTATCGTGGCGGAGCGTCTGCAGGACTGCTATGCCGCGCTGGGGATAGTGCACACTCACTTCCGACATCTGCCGGATGAGTTCGATGACTACGTCGCGAACCCGAAACCTAACGGCTACCAGTCTATTCATACCGTTGTGCTCGGCCCTGGCGGCAAAACGGTCGAAATTCAGATCCGCACCAAACAGATGCACGAAGACGCCGAACTGGGCGTTGCCGCGCACTGGAAATATAAAGAAGGCACCTCCGGTGGGGCGCGTTCCGGCCATGAAGATCGCATCGCCTGGCTGCGTAAGCTGATTGCGTGGCAGGAAGAGATGGCCGACTCCGGCGAGATGCTTGACGAGGTGCGCAGCCAGGTCTTTGACGACCGGGTGTATGTCTTTACCCCGAAAGGGGATGTCGTTGATCTGCCTGCGGGCTCTACACCGCTCGATTTTGCCTACCATATCCACAGTGATGTGGGGCACCGCTGTATCGGGGCGAAAATCGGCGGGCGCATTGTACCGTTCACCTACCAGCTGCAGATGGGCGACCAGATTGAAATTATCACCCAGAAGCAGCCAAACCCGAGCCGGGACTGGCTGAATCCAAACCTGGGTTACGTGACGACCAGCCGTGGGCGTTCCAAAATTCACGCCTGGTTCCGTAAACAGGATCGTGACAAGAACATCCTTGCGGGTCGTCAGATCCTTGATGATGAGCTGGAGCATATTGGCATCAGCCTGAAAGAGGCGGAGAAGTTCCTGCTGCCGCGCTACAACTTTAACGAGCTTGATGAGCTGTTAGCGGCCATTGGCGGCGGCGATATCCGTCTGAATCAGATGGTGAACTTCCTGCAGGCGCAGTTCAATAAGCCGAGTGCGGCAGAGCAGGATGCAGCCGCGCTGAAGCAGTTGCAGCAGAAAACCTATGCCCCGCAGCAGCGCAGCAAAGACAATGGTCGCGTGGTGGTGGAAGGCGTAGGCAATCTTATGCACCACATTGCGCGCTGCTGCCAGCCTATCCCGGGCGACGATATCGTCGGCTTTATCACCCAGGGGCGCGGAATTTCGATTCACCGCTCCGACTGCGACCAGCTTGCCGAGCTACAATCGCATGCGCCTGAGCGCATCGTGGAAGCGGTCTGGGGCGAGAGCTATTCCGCGGGTTACTCGCTGGTGGTGCGCGTTACTGCCAACGATCGCAGCGGGCTGCTGCGCGACATTACCACCATTCTCGCCAACGAGAAGGTCAACGTGCTGGGCGTCGCCAGCCGCAGCGATACCCGCGAGCAGCTTGCCACCATCGATATGACCATCGAAATCTATAACCTGCAGGTGCTGGGCCGCGTGCTGGGCAAACTGAACCAGGTGCCGGATGTGATTGACGCGCGTCGTCTGCACGGCGGTTAA